In a genomic window of Coprococcus eutactus:
- a CDS encoding formate/nitrite transporter family protein, protein MENNYFAPAQIIENNLKGAVGKANLKLHKMIMMGFFAGMFIAIGAEGSNLAVHTIDNFGLAKTLAGCIFPVGLMMLSIIGAELFTGNCMMIAAVVDKRIKLVQMLKNWIVVYLSNLLGSVVTASLIYGSGQFDNSAGGLGAYTIKVAMGKTGLDFGNAFVSGIMCNILVCVAVLMASSAKDIIGKIFACFFPIMVFVISGFEHCVANMYYIPAGIMAASNSKYVDKACELYGYTAQQISDQLTIGNFFGKNLLPVTLGNIIGGGVIVGLGLYVINKPKKKDE, encoded by the coding sequence ATGGAAAACAATTATTTTGCTCCGGCACAGATCATTGAGAACAATCTGAAAGGTGCAGTTGGAAAAGCAAACCTGAAACTGCACAAAATGATCATGATGGGCTTTTTCGCAGGCATGTTTATTGCAATCGGTGCTGAGGGATCAAATCTTGCAGTACATACGATTGACAATTTTGGATTAGCAAAGACACTTGCGGGCTGTATTTTCCCGGTAGGACTGATGATGCTTTCTATTATAGGTGCTGAGCTTTTTACTGGAAACTGTATGATGATAGCAGCTGTAGTGGATAAAAGGATAAAACTTGTTCAGATGTTAAAGAACTGGATAGTAGTATATCTCAGCAATCTGCTTGGATCAGTGGTTACAGCTTCTCTGATATATGGAAGCGGACAGTTTGACAATTCAGCCGGCGGCCTCGGTGCCTACACTATCAAGGTTGCCATGGGTAAGACTGGGCTTGATTTTGGAAATGCCTTTGTATCAGGAATAATGTGCAATATCCTTGTGTGTGTTGCTGTCCTTATGGCATCATCAGCAAAGGATATAATAGGTAAGATATTTGCGTGTTTTTTCCCGATCATGGTATTTGTTATATCAGGCTTCGAGCATTGCGTTGCCAATATGTATTATATTCCGGCTGGAATCATGGCTGCATCAAACAGCAAATATGTCGACAAAGCATGTGAGCTTTATGGCTATACAGCCCAGCAGATAAGCGACCAGTTGACTATAGGTAATTTTTTTGGAAAGAACCTTCTTCCGGTTACCCTCGGAAATATCATTGGTGGCGGTGTGATAGTTGGACTTGGACTTTATGTGATTAACAAGCCTAAGAAAAAAGATGAATAG
- the aroC gene encoding chorismate synthase, with protein MAGSTIGNKFTITTWGESHGKALGVVVDGCPAGLPLCEEDIQIFLDRRKPGFSQFSTPRKESDTVEILSGIFEGKTTGTPISMMVRNTSQRSGDYGDIATYYRPGHADYTFDQKYGFRDYRGGGRSSGRETIGRVAAGAIASKILKELGINITTYVSSIGDVHIDKNNFDADYILKNDLNIPDPAAYTRASSLLEDCMAGNDSIGSSVECIVHGMPAGIGEPVFDKLDACLAKAIMSIGAVKAVEIGEGTEVSESRGSYNNDEFTMKDGKVSKSTNHAGGILGGMSDGSDIVLKAHFKPTPSIASTQNTVNKSGEDIEVSIRGRHDPIIGPRAVVVVESMTALTILDLLFENMSSRIDKIVEFYND; from the coding sequence ATGGCAGGTTCTACCATAGGAAATAAATTCACTATCACAACATGGGGAGAATCTCATGGAAAGGCTCTGGGAGTTGTTGTTGACGGATGTCCGGCAGGACTTCCGCTTTGCGAGGAGGATATCCAGATATTTCTCGACAGGAGAAAGCCGGGATTTTCGCAGTTCTCAACTCCAAGAAAAGAATCTGACACCGTTGAGATATTATCAGGAATTTTCGAGGGAAAGACAACAGGAACACCTATATCAATGATGGTGAGGAACACTTCACAGCGCTCCGGGGATTACGGAGATATCGCCACATATTATAGACCAGGGCATGCAGACTACACTTTTGATCAGAAGTATGGTTTCAGAGACTATAGAGGCGGCGGACGATCGTCAGGAAGAGAGACCATAGGCAGGGTTGCCGCAGGTGCGATCGCATCTAAGATACTTAAGGAACTGGGAATCAACATAACTACATATGTATCTTCCATCGGTGATGTACATATAGACAAAAACAATTTTGATGCAGACTATATTCTCAAAAACGATCTTAACATACCTGATCCAGCTGCTTATACCAGGGCATCTTCTCTTCTTGAGGATTGCATGGCTGGAAACGACTCCATAGGCTCAAGTGTTGAATGTATCGTCCACGGAATGCCTGCAGGAATCGGAGAACCAGTATTTGACAAACTAGACGCATGTCTGGCGAAGGCCATCATGTCCATCGGAGCTGTCAAGGCAGTGGAAATTGGCGAGGGCACAGAGGTTTCTGAGAGCAGAGGATCATACAATAACGACGAATTTACCATGAAAGACGGCAAAGTCTCAAAAAGTACAAACCATGCCGGTGGAATTCTGGGCGGCATGAGTGATGGCTCAGACATCGTGCTGAAGGCTCATTTCAAGCCTACTCCGTCAATTGCCTCCACACAAAATACCGTCAACAAATCCGGGGAAGACATCGAGGTGTCCATAAGAGGCCGCCACGATCCGATTATCGGGCCAAGAGCCGTTGTTGTTGTCGAATCGATGACCGCCCTCACTATTCTGGATCTGTTATTTGAGAACATGTCATCGAGAATTGACAAGATTGTGGAATTTTATAACGACTGA